Sequence from the Candidatus Aenigmatarchaeota archaeon genome:
ATTGAGACTGCAAAGGAAGAGTTAAACAAAAAAATAGAGGCTGGCAACGTAAAGCTTGTCGAATTCCTTGGTGTCTTCGCTGCGATTATTGCCTTTATACTATCCTCGATTAACATACTGTCAACGGATTTGTCGCTTTGTGAGCGGCTTATCCTTATAGTAGGTCTGGGTTCGGTACTGGTGCTGTTTATCCTGCTGATCGAAATACTTATCTGTGAAAGAAAGGATGGTGAGAGGTTATATGTGGTTTTGGCTGTGTTGCTGGCATTCATAGGGTTGCTAGTTAGTGCTTCAATTTCGGGCTTTTGCCCTTCAAACCACCAAACACAAAGCCAGGATTCCTGCCAGGGCGCTCTAAACCTATCTGCGATTTTCTGGCTTCCCGGAGCCAAAGAGCAGGTAACGGTGCAGAATGGGTTTGTTGAGGGTAATGCGTCTCAAGCGTCAAATGCCAAGAGTTATGTAAACTCTTCTTACTAAGAACCATCTACTGGCAAACTGTAATCACTTCAAGGGCAGATGGCAGGTTGCAGTGCCACTTGATGATTTCCCTCGTCCAGGGGGAGAATGTTTCGGGATTCGTCTCCAGGATTTCCTTTAGCCGCTCAGGGGAGACAAACTCGACTTTCTGTATCTCGTCTTCTGCGGCTTTTGGGCTTTCCCTGATTTTTCCGGAATAGAGCACAAACATCGCCTTTCCGTGCGGCTCTCTGCAGAGCCGGAATTTTAGAAGCGGCTTAAGCTTCACGTCTTCAAGCCCAAGCTCTTCCCGAACGCCTCTTTTGGCCGCCTCTTCATAGCCCTCGTTTGCCTTTACGTGCTCTGTGACCGAGCAGTCAAGCGTGCCGGGGTAAATTGTCTTGTTGGAAGACCTGAGGGATAAAAGCATCTCCCCTTCTTCATTTGTGATTATGACGTGGGAGCCCCGATGAAAGTAGCATTCCCTGTAAACTTCCTCGCGGCAGGACGTTCCGATAACTTGGTCTTCAGAATCGATAATATCCAAAAGCTCTTCCAGTTCCATAATAATTAAGTAAATTTATATGCTCTGTTTTACTTTTGTAAAATATCTTGAATTTTGTTTTGGAGGTTTCCTGGGCGGCTGAGGGGTGTGAGTTATGGCTTGGTCTTGCCAGGAATCGTATGGAGGGATTTAATAATCAGGACTGGGTTTGGGAAGTGGCACTATTTTGCACAGGGTTTTCCAGCTTTGATTATCTTCTGATGCGGGCGGATTTCTGTCTGGTGGCCTTTCCCTTCCGCTTCTTTTGCGTCTTCTTCCCGACGGACTTTGTCTTTCTAGTAGCCCTGCTTACGGCCTTCCCCCCATTCACACGCCCTGCC
This genomic interval carries:
- a CDS encoding NUDIX domain-containing protein, translated to MELEELLDIIDSEDQVIGTSCREEVYRECYFHRGSHVIITNEEGEMLLSLRSSNKTIYPGTLDCSVTEHVKANEGYEEAAKRGVREELGLEDVKLKPLLKFRLCREPHGKAMFVLYSGKIRESPKAAEDEIQKVEFVSPERLKEILETNPETFSPWTREIIKWHCNLPSALEVITVCQ